GTCAAGTGGAGAAATGTGGTGTAAAGTGGAAACATAATGTTGTTTTTCAGAGGCATAAATTCAATCAACATGGATACGAAGGGGCGGCTAGCCATTCCCAAGAAGTATCGTGAGTCGATTGAAGAAGCGAGCGAAAGTCAGTTGGTGGCAACCATTGATTTGAACAGTCCGTGCCTGCTGATCTACACCATGGATGAGTGGGAAGTGATTGAGCGTAAATTGATGTCGCTTCCAAATATGGATCCACAAGCAAGATTGGTTCAGCGCCTATTGCTTGGGCATGCCTCTGAGATGGAGATGGATTCCCAAGGCCGTATTTTGCTTCCAAGCATGTTAAGAGAGCATGCGAAGTTGGACAAGAACGTGATCTTGCTTGGACAAGGAAATAAATTTGAACTCTGGTCACAAGAAGCATGGGATGCATCGAGACCAGATATGTTGGATACCGCTTCGACGGGTCAAGTATCCGATGCGCTTTCAACGTTGAGCTTGTAATGACTGAAACCACAAATACCGAATTCACGCATTATTCGGTGATGTTGAAGGAGTCGGTAGAAGGGTTGGCAATCAAGTCGGATGGTATTTATATCGATTGTACCTTTGGGCGAGGTGGTCACAGTAGAGAGATACTGGGTCATTTATCAAGTGGAAACTTGATGGCGATTGATCAAGATCCAGAAGCAATAGAGTTCGCAAAGCAGCACTTTGCAGAAAGTAATTTCGAAATACAGTACGGCAGTTTTGAGCAGTTGAAAGAGTACTGTGACTCAAGGGGTTGGACTGGAAAGGTTGATGGGGTGCTTATTGATTTGGGTGTTTCGTCACCGCAACTGGATGACGCAAGTCGTGGATTCAGTTTTATGCGTGAAGGCCCTTTGGATATGCGCATGAACCCGGAAAGCGGGTTGTCGGCAAAAGAATGGTTGGCTGAGGTAGATGAAAAAACCTTGGCGCAAGTTTTAAGGCAATATGGTGAAGAAAGATTTTCCGGCCGTATTGCGAGAAATATAAAAGAAGCTGCGCAGGCTGGGCAATTGGAGACCACACTTGATTTGGCTGAGTTGGTCAAAAAGGCGTCTCCAAAAACAGAAAAAAATAAACACCCAGCCACACGTACGTTTCAAGCAATCAGAATTGCAGTGAATCGCGAGTTGGATGTGCTGAAAAACGTGTTGGAAGCCGCGGTACAAGTTTTGGGTTCGGGCGGGCGGCTATCCATTATCAGTTTTCACTCGCTGGAAGACAGGATTGTGAAGCAGTTTATTCGTGATCAGTCTCAGATGAAGGACTTGTTTCCAGATTCTCCGATACAGTTGGAGGTGGTGGAACCGGT
This portion of the Hydrogenovibrio marinus genome encodes:
- the mraZ gene encoding division/cell wall cluster transcriptional repressor MraZ; the protein is MLFFRGINSINMDTKGRLAIPKKYRESIEEASESQLVATIDLNSPCLLIYTMDEWEVIERKLMSLPNMDPQARLVQRLLLGHASEMEMDSQGRILLPSMLREHAKLDKNVILLGQGNKFELWSQEAWDASRPDMLDTASTGQVSDALSTLSL
- the rsmH gene encoding 16S rRNA (cytosine(1402)-N(4))-methyltransferase RsmH, which encodes MTETTNTEFTHYSVMLKESVEGLAIKSDGIYIDCTFGRGGHSREILGHLSSGNLMAIDQDPEAIEFAKQHFAESNFEIQYGSFEQLKEYCDSRGWTGKVDGVLIDLGVSSPQLDDASRGFSFMREGPLDMRMNPESGLSAKEWLAEVDEKTLAQVLRQYGEERFSGRIARNIKEAAQAGQLETTLDLAELVKKASPKTEKNKHPATRTFQAIRIAVNRELDVLKNVLEAAVQVLGSGGRLSIISFHSLEDRIVKQFIRDQSQMKDLFPDSPIQLEVVEPVLKKVGKPIFPSDEECRENPRSRSAVLRIAQKI